The following nucleotide sequence is from Apium graveolens cultivar Ventura chromosome 4, ASM990537v1, whole genome shotgun sequence.
AAAAATACTTTTCCGACATTCATTATTAGACATGAATTGGgaaattaattcatgatatatTCTAAACTAGGTTGATGTTGTCAAAAATACTGAGGCTAACGGCTAGAACACAATTCCCGAGAATTTTCAAACATCGCTTTTACGAACCAAAATTGATCGATTTATTTAAAAGCGTGTTGAACATAAATATTTAACtcatatattttgaatatattttattgaatatttatatTCAATTTATAGTGCCAAAAGTCATGCCGATAGacaaaaatagattttattccaAATTTACGCGTAATCCTTATTTATCCGgataaaatcatttttttattcAAACTTAATTATTCCTCAGATCTCGTTGCCACTATTTTATATGGAATATAAtgtttaaatatttttcaaatcAAAACGTTTGTCTAATTCCTCAGTAAAGACAAATATGCATTTTAGTCGTTCCAGAAGACCGTTTTAACATTCGAAAAATCCTAAAATATTCTCGGAATATCTTTTAGACTTGAAACTTGATATTTTCATTCATATATTTATTTCTACCatttagattaattttataaattttaaatgaCGTTTTTCTGGGACCCCTAGAATCGATACGTAATTGTTTTATCGGTAGCGTAAAAGTCATATAAGGGAAATAAATTTAAAGGTTAATTTTTTTTGTTCTTCTAGAACTATTTCTAGAATTTCACCAAAATTTCataagtttttaataatttttgaatttttgttAATAAACGCATTTTGGGTCGTTGGTAAGCACGTCGTTCAGTTTTTATtcatttcaaaaataataaaacatcCCTTGGGCCCCATATCATGAAATTTGAATTTCTCACCTGATTTATTATTTAAATTCAACCCTTGTACTTGCATTTGCTTTTGAAAAGGTTGTTCCTAGTCTTTAAGCTAACTTAACCTAAATTTTGGCTATAAAAATAAGCCTAAACCCCCTCATTTCTCAAGCCCTTGGTGATCCCATTAACGATAATAAAACCTCTCTAGAAGCACTCTCTCAACTACTGTTAAAATGCAAAAAACATTTCTTCAGTTTAAGCCAACTTTACTTCATCTTTTGATCATTATTTTGGCTTATTTTCATCACCATTTCTCACCCAAACAGACACCCATTCGACTCTTTGTTTAGAAAGCTCCAAGGCCATTCCTTGGCAGCCTCTTTGAGTCATTTTGAGCCTTGAAAAGTCAGTTCTTAAGACCCCCTTTTCCGGCCACTTTCCAGTGACTTTTCCGGTGGCCGTTTGTGTTTTTTCGGCTTCGATCCTAACTCGTATCTCTTGTAGTCCACTCGATTATTTGAGGGACTTGGGTCTTTGTGAGGTCAAGAGTCATAAGTTAATTATTTTACTTGTAACTTTTATATTTGAGCTTATATTTACTAAATCTATAATATTATACGATTTTTTTCAAGTTTCATTCGATTTGGTGTAGAAATACACttgttcttgaagtttatttGTGTAGTGCATTTTCGGAACGATTGTAGAAACTTTATCAAGAATAGAGACTTGGATTCTCATTCTTGAAGGCCTTACACTCAAGGTTGAAGGCTTGAAGTGTTAATGAAAATAAAACTATCATTGCTTCTCAACCAAAGTATCTTAAATCTTGTTTTGCCTTTATGTGTTTTAAAACTCGTTTCTAAAGAATCAAAATATAGTATATACTTGGATGTAGTTTTTTAGTTTGTTACTTATTACATAGAATATTCTGAACAAGAACTTAACAAAGCTAGGCCACTTGAACTTGTACAAACAAGCAAGCATCATTCGGCTTTTTACCATCAATCTATTTGACCGAATAGAGCTTCTACTTGGAGGATTTTTGCTTGAAGCCTAATCCATTTCCAAGTATTTTTTGTACTGTTGTAGTCTTGTATACGTTATTCCTAGCTTTCATTTGAACTTAACTTTCAAAAGAACGAGAAGAACAAGACTATATACACTCGACCAAACCGAACACATTCGGTCTAGCATACCAGCCTAAGTGTATCATTTTTCTTCACTTGTTTCTATTATTTTACAAGTGCACTTAGTCCATATAATTTTGTGTTAATTAGTACTTGAACTTTATTTTGAATATATCTTTCAAATGAACATAAGCAATAAAGGAGATTATATGTATTTGGATCTACACTTTGGTCGAACATAAACGCTTCTTGACTTGGTTGTTCTAACTCGAAAGAATCCATTTACCAAGTTCATTTAGCTACTTATAGTCTTGTATATTTGAACCCTTAATATACCTTTAAACTTATAATTTAAAGGGACTCAAATGAGCAAGACTGGGAGACTCGCTCTTTTAATTCGATTTGCTTGTTTTATTCGATCATTCCTTCGATCATAAGGCCGAATAGAACGCTTCTCTGTGCATTCAAGTAGAACTACTTGTCTTGCATATTACTTGTGTGATTTATCCCTCGTGTGACACATCCCGACAACTTATATATTTTACGCACTAGCTCAACGTGTAATAGCGTCCAATTTTTTTTATCTTAAAAAGGTTAAAGTAGTAGCTTGTATTCTTTTCTTTATTGTGAGGTGATAGTGAAGTGAGGTGATTCttgttctaagacccaagtcttaGGAATACTAATGAGAAGTTAGTCCCCTTTGCACCGTGAGAAAAAGGAAAGACCCAAGATCTAAGATCTAAGACCCAAGATCAACAAAGAAGTAGAAGTACTAAGGCTACAAAAGGGATTGCAAGTGCTTGCAGAGGTGACTAGGTTGTTTCGCTCCGAGATAGTTCTTGTAGTATAATTTAACTATTTTATTTTGTGGAGGGTACATGTGTGTAACGCTCTAAGATAAATAGATAGTGGTTAGTTGTAAGGGCTTCTCCTCCTGCTATAAAGGAGTAACTTTATAGTAGAGAAAATCTCGAGTCCAgggaggagctcggggactggaaTAGAGGTGAGTGGACTCCGTTTGTGTAGTCAGCCACCACGAACCAGGATAAAATTGACCATGTCATTTTatcttcttcgtatctttactTTCCGCATATAACTTACTTGAATATAATAAGTTAAACGTAAAGAAgagaaaataaattttggaaaagccatctcaaaatttttaaaaaaaggtCATAAgttattcaacccccttctagctTATTAAATCCTTATACGGGACCTATCAATTAGTATCAGAGTAGTGCTTTTAACTGTATAATATCGATATTTGACCGAATCGAGAAATACAACAAAAAATAGATCCTAACGGGTTTATCGACTATCTCGAAGTCGTTAAGTAAAACCGTATAAAGGAAAACTTTGAATAGAGTACTTGAGTACGACTGGTTGCGGGGAAGGTCTTTCGAGTTCTCGAACACCTctatttgatggcacaaactttGCTACTTGAAAAACATGATTTAGAATATATGCTAGATTCCAAGGAGTAAGTTTGGATGGTTATAGAGGGATGGTGTTTTATTACCTATAAAAACAGTTGGCATAGAACTTGTCGATAAGAAAGCGAGTGAATGTAAGCCCGAAGAAGAAAGTCGAATGAAAATAGCCGCaaaagcgaaaatggtcttgaCTAGTGCACTTGCATAAAAAGAATACAAACATGCAAATAACTGCAAGTCTGCACAAGAAATATGAAACAAATTGATCATTACTTATGAGGGTACAAAATATATTAAGAAATCCCGAATGGATACTTTAATTCAATAGTACGAAAATTTTAAACTCCTCAAAAGCGAGACCATCATCGATATGAAAATTAGATTCATTCGCATTATCGATGAACTTTCACAACTCGGAAAAGTTTATACTACGAACAAGAAAATCATAGAATATTAAAGGCTTACCTCTTTTTTGGAAATTTAAAGTTACCACAATAAAATAAATGCATAATCTAAATTCATATTCAATCGATAGCTTATTCGGAAACCTCCGTGCATACGCAAAAGATAATATTCCAGAAAAAGTCATTCCTAAAACGGAAGACAAACGTAAAAATATGgctttaaaatatatattaatcaATAAAGATGAAAATGATGATGAGTTGAACGAAGAGTTGAAAAATCTCGATAAACAAGAGATTGCACTACTTTCAAGACAATTTCGTCGGGTTTTGCAAAATAAAGCTCAAAGGTATGGAAAAGGATTCCTAAAGTCGGTTAATCAACAACGCGTCAACTCGAAAGGAAGACTTAATTATAAAAGTAATAATTTCCAACTTTCAAACTTTAATAAAGCCCAAGGTATGTAACAAGCTAACAAtgcttataaaaataataatttaaattattcGAACAATTTAATTGCACCTAAGCCGAATGAATCATCAACTGGAGAAGCACATGACTTGTGTCTCGAATGTAAATAACCTGATCACTTTAAACGGAAGTGTCCAAAATTGGCTAAAGGCCAAAGCCTTGTTACTGAGAATGGATGGGATTTAAGTGAAGACAAAGTATCCCCCGAACAAAGTGAAGagtttgttaacttgtgtttgAAGGATATTGGTGACAAAAAGGAATCAATGGATATTGCTACTACAAGTTAAAAGGTAATCCCTAATTCTAAAAATGATTTGGCTTCTTGTAGTTCTAATAATCTTGATTTAGATTTGTCTAATGTTGATCATAGCGACTTGAATTTCTTAGATATTTTGATACTTGTGAAAAATATGAAAATGAGTCATCATGACATTAGTCAACGATTTATCATATttaattttgaaaggaataaaatGGGGGAAGTTGAACTACAAAAAGAGATCACTTGTTTGACCGATACTCAATTCAAAGGCATAGAGTATTACAATATTCCTTCCTATCAAAATGAACGCTTGAAACTCAAAGTAAATAATAAGGATGATAGTATTCGAAATCTCAAAGTCGAAGATATATCCTTAATATTACAAGCAGGAgagatgaaaaataaaaattttcaATTATCCAAAAGCACTAATGAtcttcatgtagagatcttaaatttgaaaattcaAAATGAATTATTGATTCAAACGAATGATAAAAATTATGAACGGATAAAAGAACTTGAACAATCCTTAACGAGAGATGTTGAACAAAAACTTCAGGAATCCCTTAAACAAAAGGGAACTTGAATAACAATATATCCTTGCACAAAAGATTACGAGTTCACGAAATTAACTAGTAAATTTGAAACCAAGCTTAATGAACGAGAACAATTAATCTCGGAACTTAATTTGGTTGCACTGGAAAGTCACAAACTTCAAATTGAAAATAATAAGCTCATGGATAAACTAGCTCATCAAGAAACCTTTCTAAACAATAGGAtcaacaaattattaaaagaaaatgaaaatcttgaGGGAACCATTAAACAATTCACTAAGAGTAATGCCATATCAGATTAAATGGCGTTTAGCTCTAGGGAATCATACAACCGGGAAGGTTTAGAGTACAATCAGAATTTTCCACCAAAAAGAGAAATTCGAACCCCTAAGGCCTCAAAAGATACAACTCCAAATTCACCTACGATTAAATGTTCGTATTGCAATCGAGATGGAAAAAATAAGTCTATATTGCAAAGTAAAGAAGGTGAAGGTAAGGAAAAGTAAAAGTGGATTCCTAAAAATGAACTTGTAAAAGAAAATGAAACCAAAGTTGCTCGAAATAAGAAAAAATGGTCAAGAATGACAAGAAGCAACTTAAGTTTCATTATCGACAAGAACCGATTAGTTTTCAACAAAAGAATGTTAAAAATCATGCTAGTACAAGTACTAATGCTAGTCGATCTTTGAATGTTTCTAAACAAGGTCATATGAACAAGAATTCTAATGGTTATGATCATACTCGTAAGATATATATTAACTCTATGCCTAGGAATATGAGTTATTTGCATAACGAATCAAGTCATAATAATATGCAAAATGGGAGACCTCGTGTTAATCATAACATGCACCATCATGATAATTTATATAGAAGGTACTCGAACCATCTTGCATATACTAGACTTGTGAATGTTAACGTCGTTCCTAGAAATATGAATTGTGCTCCTCGTAGAAATCCTTATCATATTTCTAGTAGGAATCATGCATCTAGAAATCTATACGTTGTCAATGATGAATATCTTATACCTAAATTTTTATATGTGAATTCTCGCATGCCATATGATTTACTAACTCACAGACCCTCGAGTAAGAACGGTACCAAAAGATTTAATTAATCTTTTATGTAGGTCTGAACCCATTTTGCCAGCTCCTCGAGTCGCATGCCTTACTGCTACAAAGAACGTGTGGTATCTTGATAGCGGTTATTCACGGCACATGACAGGTAACAAATCTCTTTTGAACAATCTTAGAAAGATTACAATGGAAATTGTCACATTTGGCGATAGTAGAATGGTGACATCATTGGTATTCATGATTTTAGCAAATACAACTTTAAAATATGTGACATTCAATTAGTCACATGAAATAAGTATAATTTGATTTTGATTAGCCAATTTTGGGAAAATGGATGCAAAGTTACATTTTATCCAATTCATTGTTTCATTTTTTGATAAAGATGAAAAATTAGTCATAACTAGTCCAAGAGATAAATATGTATACGCTTGTGAGATtaacaattattaaaatatttgttTGGTTACCATAAATGAGGATCCATGATTATGGCGCCGAAGAATGGGTCATATTAACATGAAACTCATCAAGAACATTTGTTGAAATGAACATGTTTGTGGATTACCAAAACTAAATTTCATAAAAAATCATATATGTAAAGCATGTGAAATTGACAAACAAATTCGAGCATCTCATAAAGCCAAATTCATGGTGTCTACGACTAGACCACTCGAACTTTTACATATGGATCTTATAGGACCTGTACCCGTACAAATTTTAGAAGGTTGTTCGTAAACTCTCGTAGTGGTTGATGACTTCTCACGATTTACGTGGATGCAATTTCTGAAAGTAAAAAAGCGATGTATTTGAATCATTTGTTGCTCTTTACAAGTGAATATAAACTCAACAAGCAATGTCTATTGTTTATATATGGACAGATCAAGGAAAGAAATTCCAAAACTCCGAGTTTGTAAGCTTTTGTGAAATTAGTGGTATTACTCACAATTTCTCTCCTCCGTATATATCTCAATCGAACGAGGTAGTTGAATGGAAGAATAGAACGttgtaaaaaatgaaaaatacaATGTTAATTAAATATCGTTGACCAAAATATTTTTGGGCGAAAATGATGTCAACATAACCAACCCAGTCCGACCCATATATAATCAATTGGACTGGATTGCATAATATTTTAATTGCAGACCCAATCCAACTATCTAAGTGTGTTGTGTACTTATTTTAAACCAACCAAAATCAAAGATATCCATTTAGATCAGTGTGTTTGAGTATAAGATATGCGCAGACCATGCTCTAGTTCAAAAACTAAAAAGATTGATTTTGTAAAGCCACCCGACTTAGTGGTCAATTAAAATATTCAGTGATAAATGTAAACAATAACAAAAATATTAATAAGAAAAGTGCACGACACAATCACAGCTCCTTCTTGTATCACATGGGAGCTCTTTATTATATTCACATAAAAAGTATTTACGACGTTTATCTAAAATATAAATAATCCAATTTAAAATATAGATAATCCATGTGTCCTAAATTGACTGATATATTTgactcaaaataaataaatatagaTTCACCATCTACACCAATAAATCCCCAGTGCTTTATCTTTATCTACTCTAATATGTAATATCAAAATAAACCTGTTTGACATTTAAAGTCTCAATGTCCAAAATCAATTGATCAACCCCGTTCTACGTGATTCGCCTACTACCTACGTAATCTATCCCTCTTTCTTTTATCGTAAGCCCTGAACTCGGGACGGATGGAAGTAGTCTTCGAAATTTTTTTATCtgttttcttttaatttattaTGCCCATGTATAAGGGTTTGcttcttctttttatttttacaaaaaagaattttttgaattaaattaaAGTTTTAACCAAATAAAACACCTAAtattactaattggtaattaacGGATTGAAGTATTggtcaaaaatatatttttgaaaaatttatttggagatttTTTTTCAATTATATGATTATTCACGTGTCTAATGAAAATACAAAAAATTGAATGAAACATCTACTTATTAAACTGTTTgattcaaaaaaattaaattcaatTACCTAGTCAAAATAGTGATGTAGCGGTTTGGTCAAAAATCTATCCTTGAAAAAATTatatggagaaattttttcaatTATATGATTTTTCATGTGTTTAATGGAAATACAAAAAATTGAATGAAACATCTATTTATCAAACtgttttattcaaaaaattaaattcaatTACCTAGTCAAAACATGATGTAGCGGCTTGGTCAAAAATCTATATTTGAAAAAGTTATTTGgagaaatttttttaattatatgaTTGTTCATGTGTCTAATGAAAATACAAAAAATTGAATGAAACATCTATTTATCAAACTGTTtgattcaaaaaattaaattcaatTAGTCAAAACAGTAATGTAGCGGTTTGGTAAAAAATCTATCtttgaaaaaattatttggaattttttttCAATTATATGATTGTTCATGTGTCtaataaaaatacaaaaaattgAATGAAACATCTATTTATCAAACcgttttattaaaaaaaaatcgaTTATCTAGTCAAAATAATTTACTTAATCAACTACTCAAAACAATAAAATCTGCTACATCTATTCTTGACCGCTAATTGCCAAACACGgcttattattatatttattaatttgaTCTTATATTTTTATTCCTTTTCACTAGAAATGAAGACTAAAGTTTTACGGATTACATAATTGTGTGATTGGTCTGGATAGACTGTGGAGGAATCTTCACTGATTACAGCAGATTTTCCAAAATTTACAAATCTCACAGGAAAATATCGAATAATGGATAccataaatatatttaaaagtaaTAGTGAAAACACAAATTTTAGTATTATTACCATAGTATATAATGTAAGGATTCATTTGGTCATTTCTCAAAAACCTTAGTCAGTGTAAATTCAGAGAAAACGTTAAATGCAATTATTCATTTACGAGAAAGAAATGGATAAAAAATCTGAAAAGAAATGAAATATACAGAGGATTGCAGATACAAAATCCCAACGTACAGCCCACTGAATAAACAAATATGCCCCTGGTATTTGTAAATACTAAAAATACAGATATCTCCAGGCCTATATAAGTAACGAACTTGCATTTGCATGAACCATTGCCATCCAATAATCTCTATTTTTTTATCAGTTAATTAGATTTTTCGATCAGCTGCTGCGTTTTATTTTGCGAGTTTGATGCCAATGGGGATGAAGAAGACATCAGGTGGCCGGAAAAGCAGGAAGACGAGCAAGAACAAGGAGGAGGAAAGAAAGTATCCAAAGGTGCAAGTGTTAATTGATGTCTGTAAGGAGGTGTTTCAGAACTGTGGCCCTGGGATTGTTCCAACACCTGAGAACATCCAACGCCTCAAGGATGTTATGGGTATATATATGATAATGAGTTTGTTTCTATTTTTGGTTTATTTCTTTACCAATGCATTTGTTAGTTCATGTAGGTTGTATTGGTTTACCTGAGTTATATGTGTTGCTAACTAATTTTGGCTCTGCAGTGTGTACTCAAATGAGGACAAGTTTGATTTCTAGATCCAGTTTTAGTTTTTAGTCAGTTTCTGATGTGACTGCCAAAATATAACGCTTTGAAGGAGTTTGACACAACAAGAGAAATGAGTCCCCTATTTCATCATAAAGAAAAGAAAACATATGCGATATGATGcatatttcttttcttttttattcatataaaattttatattattttgagCAGAAAAATATACAGATCGAAGAAATGTGTGTCATGTTATCAAAAGTCACGGAGTGCGCTTTATTTTTAAAacataatatattttatttgaaataagACGCGCGTTGCGTAAAATATTTTACATCTTAAATAAGTGATATTCGTGATATATTTTGTAGTACGCTTTATTTTTATACAGATTATATATTTTGTTCGAAAATAAGATACGCATTGCGTAAAATATCTTacatcttaaatatatatatatatatatatatatatatatatatatatatatatatatatatatatatatatataacgtgataaatattatatacgaTATCTTGCGCAATGCgtgatatttttttatacaggtataagatatattaatatattttgcTATTTATATGATTCTTTGGGTCAAATTTTTTTATGAAATTGCTtcctattttttattttttttaagaagCTTACAAAGCCAAGACTCACTTTCATTTTTTTATTTGCATAAAGTTttgtttaattcataaattattttggatttaattATTCATTTGGAAAGCATATTTTAAATATGCATATGAATTTTCAGTTGAGAAAAGTCATATGTATCTTGTTTTATAGCTTGTAGAAATGGATAAGATTGAGTACCCAGATGCAATTGTTCAATAGGCATGAAGCCAAACTGAGACAAAAACATTAAATTTTGATTTGGCAGTGTACGGCTTTAGAAAGTGCATTAGTTTGACAGAAATGGACCTTGCATAACAACTGCTGCTAACAAGTAATACCCTTGTTTTTGTATGCAGATGGCATGACAGAAGCTGATGTTGGCCTTGGACAAACTATGCAAATTTTCTGGCCTCAGTGGACCCATAAATTCCCTTATATATCTTACATTAAAGTCTACGAGTGTGACAAATTCTCGGTATGTATTTCCGAGTTGCAACAAGAAATTTTGTATCAAATTAAGGAAAAAAAAAACATTATGGTCCCTTTTTCATTGCAGATTGGGGTCTTCTGCTTGCCACCTTCAGCTGTCATTCCACTCCACAACCATCCCGGAATGACAGTGCTCTGTAAGCTTCTCTTCGGGAAAATGTACGTCAATTCTTTTGACTGGGTGAAAGCTGCTGATTCTCCAAATGGT
It contains:
- the LOC141716797 gene encoding plant cysteine oxidase 2-like, with amino-acid sequence MPMGMKKTSGGRKSRKTSKNKEEERKYPKVQVLIDVCKEVFQNCGPGIVPTPENIQRLKDVMDGMTEADVGLGQTMQIFWPQWTHKFPYISYIKVYECDKFSIGVFCLPPSAVIPLHNHPGMTVLCKLLFGKMYVNSFDWVKAADSPNENGVFSTEPLKIVNSGKLDSDFNASPADGVIPAGALRLANTKVDSDVCAPCNTSVLYPADGGNLHAITARTACAFLDVLGPPYCDPQGRHCTYYRKYPFSSLPVVGMESVPEEQRKDYAWLQETDKAEGSLIYGRNYRGPEILPES